The following proteins come from a genomic window of Micromonospora echinofusca:
- a CDS encoding ABC transporter ATP-binding protein: protein MGIGVGADVVSSDGLTYTVGQTVAVREASVCVARGEVVAITGPSGSGKSTLLFLLAGVLSPDKGSVHLNGVDLGAVSDRARAGLRLRQCGFVMQFGDLIPELTLAENVELPLRLTGVSARKARATADGLLARLGLDGERNRTPSRVSGGQAQRAAIARALVHQPSVVFADEPTGALDSHSAAQSLSALLDLARAGGSALILVTHAAEVAATADRVLTMRDGVLQA from the coding sequence ATGGGCATCGGTGTGGGTGCTGACGTCGTCTCGAGCGACGGCCTGACCTACACGGTCGGCCAGACGGTCGCCGTGCGCGAGGCCAGCGTATGTGTGGCAAGGGGCGAGGTCGTCGCGATCACGGGCCCGTCCGGCTCGGGCAAATCCACTCTGCTGTTCCTGCTCGCGGGAGTGTTGAGCCCGGACAAGGGGTCGGTGCATCTCAACGGCGTCGACCTCGGCGCGGTCAGTGACCGCGCACGAGCCGGTTTGCGGCTGCGCCAGTGCGGCTTCGTGATGCAGTTCGGGGACCTGATACCGGAGCTGACGCTGGCCGAGAATGTGGAGCTGCCGTTGCGCCTGACCGGCGTCTCCGCCCGCAAGGCCCGCGCGACCGCGGACGGACTGCTGGCTCGCCTCGGCCTCGACGGTGAGCGGAATCGCACGCCGTCGCGGGTATCCGGTGGGCAGGCCCAGCGGGCCGCCATCGCGCGGGCGCTCGTGCATCAGCCGAGTGTTGTCTTCGCTGACGAGCCGACCGGCGCGCTGGACTCCCACTCAGCCGCGCAGTCGCTGTCAGCGCTGCTCGACCTGGCTCGCGCTGGCGGCAGCGCTCTCATCCTGGTCACCCACGCCGCCGAGGTCGCCGCCACGGCAGACCGGGTCCTGACGATGCGAGATGGCGTGCTGCAGGCATGA
- a CDS encoding FtsX-like permease family protein, translated as MSYLPFVRLGLRLCRGGGPAGLVRLVLQAAAVAFGAFVLLATLAAPGVAERQDGRIGDREPVLAASAGTAGCFKLRTVEDNVGSRPLRRVAVWNATAQSPRPPGVLAWPAAGEIVVSPALAELIGDDARAAARFPQRVVGVVGPAGLVAPDELLAYVGVPAAEADRAGGAQCVERIGTQIRHRGASWTGAVEEVLRPAVLVPVGMAVFVLIPLGIFLAASARLSAATRERRLAALRLLGADARQTQVVNAVETGAVAAVGAAIGTAGWLAARGGTEQLNLGHLHWFAEDLALSPFTVAMTTVGLPLYAVAVATGAFARLRGNPLHAFRNAASRRPALLRIAPITCGVALLAGAAALPATRAYWALLAFAAGLVLTAVGLPLVTPLLVQTMWQRLNRRPGLPPALRIAGRRALASDGAAARLVATVGVTLFAAGIGLGAAEHVRLAESLATPSAPAQLKLTLDGAVNPTVLDALRATPGIRGASQYEYASAELGAEQRADVMIASCADVRGLFDGAEACSPERVYRLHINSPDFAGEPQLPAGTTLRLTPAAETDCPAARTVVAPADKLELTPKLYADRPYQLLITTAANCTAAQTTTVLLRNEPPVLERARQILATQAPASNVQGFLGTTQGLGGATVTVIIGALMAITLLLCLAALVVVAVDRLIERRRLTAALRVVGVPRRTEAAADMAEVALPLVISAGLAMAATAGAVHVAIDITGVTTRRFGEVLLIQVGLTATAVVLLTAVVYVGTLLRTSSEDLRRE; from the coding sequence ATGAGCTACCTCCCGTTCGTGCGGTTGGGGTTGCGGCTGTGCCGCGGCGGCGGCCCCGCTGGATTGGTCCGTCTGGTGCTGCAGGCAGCAGCGGTCGCCTTCGGCGCGTTCGTGCTCCTGGCCACCCTCGCCGCTCCAGGTGTCGCCGAGCGGCAGGACGGCCGCATCGGTGATCGAGAGCCCGTCCTGGCGGCATCAGCCGGCACGGCGGGGTGTTTCAAGCTACGCACCGTCGAGGACAACGTCGGCTCCCGCCCGTTACGCCGTGTCGCCGTGTGGAACGCCACCGCGCAGTCGCCTCGGCCGCCCGGCGTACTGGCTTGGCCAGCGGCCGGTGAGATCGTGGTGTCACCCGCCCTGGCAGAGCTCATCGGCGATGACGCGCGCGCTGCCGCGAGGTTCCCGCAGCGTGTCGTCGGCGTCGTTGGCCCCGCGGGCTTGGTTGCGCCGGACGAGCTGTTGGCCTACGTCGGCGTGCCCGCTGCCGAAGCGGATCGGGCGGGCGGCGCGCAGTGCGTCGAACGGATCGGTACGCAGATCAGGCATCGGGGTGCTTCATGGACTGGGGCTGTCGAGGAGGTGCTGCGGCCGGCTGTGCTCGTGCCGGTCGGCATGGCCGTGTTCGTTCTCATTCCTCTGGGCATCTTCCTGGCGGCGTCGGCACGGTTGTCGGCGGCCACCCGGGAACGGCGGCTGGCCGCTCTTCGCCTACTCGGGGCCGACGCCCGCCAGACGCAGGTTGTCAACGCCGTCGAGACCGGGGCGGTGGCGGCCGTCGGCGCCGCGATCGGGACCGCCGGCTGGCTGGCCGCCCGCGGTGGAACCGAACAGTTGAATCTTGGTCACCTGCACTGGTTCGCCGAAGACCTCGCGCTGTCGCCGTTCACTGTCGCGATGACCACAGTGGGGCTGCCGCTGTATGCCGTCGCCGTGGCCACCGGCGCGTTCGCCCGCCTGCGCGGCAATCCCCTCCACGCCTTCCGCAACGCGGCCAGTCGACGGCCGGCGCTGCTGCGGATTGCACCTATCACCTGCGGAGTCGCCCTCCTGGCCGGCGCTGCGGCACTGCCCGCGACAAGGGCCTACTGGGCGCTGTTGGCCTTCGCCGCCGGCCTCGTTCTGACAGCCGTGGGACTGCCGCTGGTCACGCCGCTGCTAGTGCAGACCATGTGGCAGCGCCTCAACCGGCGTCCCGGTCTCCCGCCGGCGCTGCGTATCGCCGGGCGGCGCGCCCTGGCCTCAGACGGCGCTGCGGCCCGCCTCGTCGCGACGGTAGGTGTCACCCTCTTCGCTGCGGGAATCGGCCTCGGCGCTGCGGAGCACGTCCGTCTCGCGGAGTCGTTGGCCACACCGTCCGCGCCAGCCCAGCTCAAGCTCACTCTCGATGGCGCCGTGAACCCCACCGTGCTCGACGCTCTGCGCGCCACCCCGGGCATACGCGGAGCCTCCCAGTACGAATACGCCTCGGCGGAACTGGGCGCTGAGCAGCGGGCCGACGTCATGATCGCCTCCTGCGCCGACGTCCGCGGACTGTTCGACGGCGCGGAAGCATGCAGTCCTGAGCGCGTCTACCGGTTGCACATCAACTCGCCCGACTTCGCCGGCGAGCCGCAACTCCCGGCCGGCACCACTCTGCGCCTGACGCCGGCCGCAGAAACCGACTGTCCCGCGGCGCGGACCGTCGTGGCGCCCGCCGACAAGCTTGAGCTGACCCCGAAGCTGTACGCCGACCGGCCGTACCAACTGCTCATCACCACCGCTGCGAACTGCACCGCAGCGCAGACCACCACCGTTCTCCTGCGCAACGAACCACCCGTCCTGGAACGGGCCCGCCAGATCCTCGCCACACAAGCTCCCGCATCCAACGTTCAAGGCTTCCTCGGCACCACGCAGGGCCTCGGAGGTGCCACCGTCACCGTGATCATCGGCGCGCTGATGGCTATCACCCTCCTGCTGTGCCTCGCCGCACTCGTCGTCGTCGCCGTCGACCGGCTGATCGAACGCCGCCGGCTCACTGCGGCCCTACGGGTCGTTGGAGTGCCCCGCCGGACAGAAGCCGCAGCCGACATGGCAGAAGTGGCCCTTCCGCTGGTCATCTCGGCAGGATTGGCGATGGCGGCGACCGCGGGTGCCGTCCATGTCGCCATCGACATCACCGGGGTCACCACGCGCCGGTTCGGGGAGGTCCTGCTCATACAGGTTGGACTCACCGCAACCGCCGTCGTGCTGCTCACCGCGGTCGTCTACGTCGGCACCCTGCTCAGAACCAGCAGCGAAGACCTGAGGCGCGAGTAA
- a CDS encoding recombinase family protein translates to MTEAPARAAAAPPRPHNRIRVGYARVSTREQDHDSQLDDLNAAHCREIIIETASTRGDRPKLRAALDALRPGDTLVIHRPDRVARSMKELLVFLEDELHARDITLEILTGICAGVHRPGGATLADRLLFAVAALAAEMERELIRDRTLDGLRAAAAAGRHGGRPTTVTDDILAIARARQARGESVTTIARHLSVGRSTLYRALQPPDQAITA, encoded by the coding sequence ATGACCGAAGCCCCCGCCCGCGCCGCCGCCGCGCCGCCACGCCCGCACAACCGGATCCGCGTCGGCTACGCCCGGGTCAGCACCCGCGAGCAAGACCACGACTCTCAACTCGACGACCTCAACGCCGCACACTGCCGCGAGATCATCATCGAGACCGCGAGCACCCGCGGCGACCGCCCCAAACTGCGCGCCGCCCTGGACGCCCTGCGCCCCGGCGACACCCTCGTCATCCACCGCCCTGACCGGGTCGCCCGCTCCATGAAGGAACTGCTCGTCTTCCTCGAAGACGAACTCCACGCCCGCGACATCACCCTGGAAATCCTCACCGGCATCTGCGCCGGCGTGCACCGCCCCGGCGGCGCCACCCTCGCCGACCGGCTCCTGTTCGCCGTCGCCGCCCTCGCCGCCGAGATGGAACGCGAACTCATCCGCGACCGCACCCTCGACGGACTACGCGCCGCAGCCGCCGCCGGCCGACACGGCGGACGCCCCACCACCGTCACCGATGACATTCTCGCCATCGCCCGCGCCCGCCAGGCCCGCGGCGAATCCGTCACCACCATCGCCAGACACCTCAGCGTCGGCCGCTCCACCCTCTACCGGGCACTACAACCCCCCGACCAGGCGATTACGGCTTAG
- a CDS encoding endonuclease domain-containing protein codes for MSKVCHRCEKTRPLESFMKAGRELVSCASCREYARANNHKNRRANPDKIRADNLWSFYRIRPQEYDARRVAQEFRCAICGRHESELKVRSRGRPRLDGTPNSEPFRLVVDHCHNSRQVRGLLCGECNIGLGAFQDSPEALMAAARYLLAREDAPLVSESRPATEV; via the coding sequence GTGTCCAAGGTGTGTCACCGATGCGAGAAGACCCGACCGCTCGAGAGCTTCATGAAGGCCGGCCGCGAGTTGGTCTCGTGCGCCTCGTGCCGCGAGTACGCCCGCGCCAACAACCACAAGAACCGCAGAGCCAATCCGGACAAGATCCGAGCCGACAACCTCTGGTCCTTCTACCGGATCAGGCCGCAGGAGTACGACGCGCGGCGTGTGGCTCAGGAGTTCAGGTGCGCCATCTGCGGTCGTCATGAGAGCGAACTGAAGGTCAGGTCCAGAGGCCGGCCACGACTTGACGGGACACCGAACTCCGAACCGTTTCGCCTCGTCGTGGACCATTGCCACAACTCGCGGCAGGTGCGTGGCCTGCTCTGCGGCGAGTGCAACATCGGCCTCGGCGCGTTTCAGGACTCGCCCGAGGCGCTGATGGCGGCCGCCCGCTACCTCCTGGCACGGGAGGACGCACCGCTCGTGTCGGAATCGAGACCTGCGACAGAAGTGTGA
- a CDS encoding nucleoside triphosphate pyrophosphohydrolase family protein: MDLDEYQRGALRTAAPRDRKNELLHLVLGLVGESGEIAEKFKKWVRDLDSDESRIDRADIAKELGDVLWYVAVLADYLDLTLDDVATANLAKLASRQGRGVLGGSGDNR; the protein is encoded by the coding sequence ATGGACCTGGACGAGTACCAGCGTGGGGCCCTCCGTACGGCCGCCCCACGTGACAGGAAGAACGAACTGCTCCACCTCGTGCTCGGACTGGTCGGCGAGTCCGGTGAGATCGCCGAGAAGTTCAAGAAGTGGGTCCGGGACCTCGACAGCGACGAGTCACGCATCGACCGGGCCGACATCGCCAAGGAACTCGGTGACGTCCTCTGGTACGTGGCGGTGCTCGCCGACTACCTCGATCTCACGTTGGACGACGTCGCGACCGCCAACCTGGCCAAGCTGGCCAGCCGCCAGGGCCGTGGCGTGCTGGGTGGCAGCGGCGACAACCGCTGA
- a CDS encoding class I SAM-dependent methyltransferase, whose translation MPAAHAYHDQAGDVFAAHAADGSHNAYTDRPAMLTLASDVAGLRILDAGCGGGHYAAELVRRGAEVVAVDGSAALVRHARALLGDRAEIQQHDLDTPLEFAADASFDGVVCALVLHHLTDRAGFLAEVRRVLRPGGWFLLSTTHPTSDWGYFGGSYFDESWVGFSMADGITMRFQRMTLESLMTEVLDAGFVLERLVEPRAVETLRAINPERYERLTGRPSFVALRLRRP comes from the coding sequence ATGCCTGCAGCTCACGCGTATCACGACCAAGCCGGTGACGTCTTCGCGGCACACGCCGCCGACGGTTCGCACAATGCCTACACGGACCGGCCGGCCATGCTCACGCTCGCCAGCGACGTCGCCGGTCTCCGGATCCTGGACGCCGGCTGCGGCGGCGGCCACTACGCGGCCGAGTTGGTGCGCCGGGGAGCCGAGGTGGTGGCGGTGGACGGCAGCGCGGCACTGGTCCGGCACGCCCGGGCCCTGCTCGGCGATCGCGCCGAGATCCAGCAGCACGACCTGGACACTCCGCTGGAATTCGCGGCCGACGCGTCGTTCGACGGGGTCGTCTGCGCGCTGGTGCTGCATCACCTCACCGACCGGGCCGGTTTCCTCGCCGAGGTACGGCGGGTGCTGCGGCCGGGCGGCTGGTTCCTGCTGTCGACGACACATCCGACGTCGGACTGGGGCTACTTCGGCGGATCGTACTTCGACGAGAGCTGGGTCGGGTTTTCTATGGCCGACGGGATCACCATGCGTTTCCAGCGGATGACGCTCGAATCTCTCATGACCGAGGTGCTCGACGCGGGGTTCGTGTTGGAGCGGCTGGTCGAGCCGAGGGCGGTCGAGACGCTGCGCGCCATCAACCCGGAGCGCTACGAGCGACTGACCGGGCGCCCGAGCTTCGTAGCCCTGCGCCTGCGCCGCCCCTGA
- a CDS encoding NAD(P)/FAD-dependent oxidoreductase — MTGNTDVVVIGGGYAGVMAANRLTQRTDVRVTLINPRPTFVERVRLHQLVGGSDDAVVDYTDVLAGRVRLVVDTATRIDAAERRVRLATGGTLGYDYLIYAVGSGSADPDVPGAAEFAYPIASLEDARRVRPVLDAAPDSAPVTVVGAGPSGIETAAELAETGRAVTLVCGGVLGPYLHPRGRRAVARRLAKLGVTVLEGPDATVTAVARDAVRLGGGRELPSTVTIWTAGFGVPDLAGRSGLSTDALGRLRTDETLTSVDDARIVAAGDSAAPSDLPFRMGCQSAMQLGPQAAETVLSRIAGRQPAPVAVGFAGQCISLGRRAAVFQFARRNDAAVRFHLGGRPGARLKELVCRSIVWQLSYEARKPGARAWWISDGTRQHLLRARRSEAPTSAGQPA, encoded by the coding sequence ATGACCGGCAACACCGATGTCGTCGTGATCGGCGGCGGATACGCCGGCGTCATGGCGGCCAACCGCCTGACGCAGCGCACCGACGTGCGCGTGACCCTGATCAACCCGCGCCCGACCTTCGTCGAGCGGGTCCGCCTGCACCAGCTGGTGGGCGGGTCCGACGACGCGGTCGTCGACTACACCGACGTCCTGGCCGGGCGCGTACGGCTGGTCGTCGACACCGCGACCCGGATCGACGCCGCCGAGCGCCGCGTGCGGCTGGCGACCGGCGGCACTCTCGGCTACGACTACTTGATCTACGCCGTGGGCAGCGGCAGCGCCGACCCGGACGTGCCCGGAGCCGCCGAGTTCGCGTACCCGATCGCGAGCCTGGAGGACGCGCGGCGGGTGCGGCCTGTCCTCGACGCCGCCCCCGACTCGGCCCCCGTCACGGTGGTCGGCGCGGGCCCGTCGGGCATCGAGACCGCCGCCGAGCTGGCGGAGACGGGCCGCGCAGTGACCCTGGTCTGCGGCGGGGTGCTCGGCCCGTACCTGCATCCTCGTGGCCGACGTGCGGTGGCCCGGCGGTTGGCGAAGCTCGGCGTCACCGTGCTCGAAGGCCCCGACGCGACGGTGACGGCGGTGGCCCGCGACGCCGTGCGGCTCGGTGGCGGCCGCGAGTTGCCCAGCACGGTCACCATCTGGACCGCCGGTTTCGGCGTGCCGGACCTGGCCGGCCGCAGCGGGCTGAGCACCGACGCCCTGGGACGCCTGCGCACCGACGAGACGTTGACGAGTGTGGACGACGCGCGCATCGTGGCGGCCGGAGACTCGGCGGCGCCGTCGGATCTGCCGTTCCGGATGGGCTGCCAGTCGGCGATGCAGCTCGGGCCGCAGGCCGCCGAGACGGTGCTCAGCCGGATCGCGGGCCGGCAACCCGCGCCGGTCGCGGTGGGTTTCGCCGGCCAGTGCATCAGCCTGGGGCGGCGTGCCGCCGTCTTCCAGTTCGCCCGCCGCAACGACGCCGCCGTGAGGTTCCACCTCGGCGGCCGGCCGGGCGCGCGGCTAAAGGAACTCGTGTGCAGGAGCATCGTCTGGCAGCTGTCGTACGAGGCGCGCAAGCCCGGCGCGCGCGCCTGGTGGATCAGCGACGGCACGCGCCAGCATCTGCTCCGGGCCAGGCGGAGCGAGGCGCCCACCAGCGCAGGACAACCGGCCTGA
- a CDS encoding CHAT domain-containing tetratricopeptide repeat protein, whose amino-acid sequence MEGYPGRGRVWWLGFWQTAEYAHWWLSADVRLLDSAGPLAVGSVALDRLAAPLAALSASLPGLVAKERATLADVDRRIAQALPQHDDPASTASAIARRIELLGERVAVLNGAARRSWTGAMVDPAANLALFRELGSILLPKELRDRIRTADAHDTTLVVAPGPGLSSVPWELLVIDDEHDVRLIERANVLGGISPAMLVNLARPAAPWTGDGPAVRVVDPTAAGSRNGGGRIYPDGVPEAWRRRSDDTDALLGAGATVGCSPSELAAALQSQAWSRLVFVGHASATDPAMPTSAGLELAVDGETGNSRLTAGQWLREPARWPAPRRVGFVACQSDDAGYTEQIGLTLAAMNAGARTVIATRWSLPSDGSERLVAGGAPIGSATTALALAVDAALETTDPVGAIGEWQRDRLRCWRTASSAAARRLHAPLVWSALVSYDIPDAAVRTIPGVDHPTQRRLEPGSPRPDVPRWQPGDDAAEVAKNRLAAGVAAFGRADWPEAREHYLVALAAFAARKDLKGVADATTNVGNAAYFMGDLEEAADRYHTALPLYRDLDLDRQAAVVGQNLGNVSFQRGELDVAAQQYREAAEALLRGGFRRHAADTLVNLGAVLIELGRPRPALEHLDQAGDLYRETCDEGELGGKLAELDQNTALALAGVKSFERARAHLLSALRHWQTDDPSPERAARINHNLGLVAFRAGDLPEAQLRYSLAMKHFHTVGNEHEAADARLGLGTVARNRGDVGEARANFRQAQEHYRRTGQWLAYAQASFNEGLTYPSDSGQRFDLLAGAWAAMQSMSWRLSHVSERAGWRAALDHANDEVLESARRSGRTRQFVELLESLRIAGTLRRATPTRLPPAHPSEVDRDAPFAEPLPSMTLSAGPLTPWAPSSAADEAPCDAPPWIDCGWPPTLVDVVARAEEIIAVAGTTTPPLRRGTVSLIPLLHRHPPADQ is encoded by the coding sequence GTGGAGGGTTACCCCGGACGCGGGCGCGTGTGGTGGCTCGGTTTCTGGCAAACCGCCGAGTACGCCCACTGGTGGCTCAGCGCAGACGTACGCCTGCTCGACAGCGCCGGCCCGCTGGCCGTGGGCTCTGTCGCACTCGACCGGCTGGCCGCGCCACTGGCCGCCCTCTCGGCCTCGCTGCCGGGTCTCGTCGCGAAGGAACGGGCAACGCTCGCCGACGTCGACCGCCGCATCGCGCAGGCACTCCCCCAGCACGACGACCCCGCGTCGACGGCTTCCGCCATCGCCAGGCGCATAGAACTCCTCGGCGAGCGGGTCGCTGTCCTCAACGGTGCCGCCCGTCGCTCCTGGACCGGCGCGATGGTCGACCCGGCCGCCAACCTCGCCCTGTTCCGCGAGCTGGGCAGCATCCTGCTGCCGAAGGAGCTTCGCGATCGGATCCGGACGGCGGACGCACACGACACGACGCTCGTCGTAGCGCCGGGTCCCGGCCTGTCGAGCGTGCCGTGGGAGCTTCTCGTCATCGACGACGAGCACGACGTCCGGCTCATCGAACGCGCGAACGTCCTGGGTGGAATCAGCCCGGCCATGCTGGTCAACCTGGCGAGACCGGCGGCACCCTGGACTGGCGACGGCCCGGCCGTACGGGTCGTCGATCCCACTGCGGCCGGAAGCCGGAACGGTGGCGGGCGCATCTACCCCGACGGGGTGCCCGAGGCGTGGCGCCGCCGCAGCGACGACACGGACGCGCTGCTCGGCGCGGGTGCGACGGTGGGCTGCTCGCCCTCGGAACTGGCCGCGGCCCTCCAGTCGCAGGCGTGGTCCCGGCTGGTGTTCGTCGGCCACGCCTCGGCCACGGACCCGGCGATGCCGACCTCCGCTGGCCTGGAACTGGCCGTCGACGGGGAGACCGGGAACTCGCGGCTCACCGCCGGGCAGTGGCTGAGGGAACCCGCGCGGTGGCCCGCCCCACGCCGGGTCGGCTTCGTCGCCTGCCAGTCCGACGACGCCGGGTACACCGAGCAGATCGGTCTCACCCTCGCGGCGATGAATGCGGGTGCGCGCACCGTGATCGCCACCCGTTGGAGCCTGCCGAGCGACGGCTCGGAGCGCCTCGTGGCCGGCGGGGCGCCGATCGGCTCGGCCACGACCGCGCTCGCGCTGGCCGTCGATGCGGCGCTGGAGACGACCGATCCCGTCGGGGCCATCGGCGAGTGGCAGCGTGACCGGCTGCGCTGCTGGCGGACCGCCAGCAGCGCAGCCGCACGCCGCCTGCACGCCCCGTTGGTGTGGTCGGCGTTGGTGAGCTACGACATTCCGGACGCTGCGGTCCGAACGATCCCAGGGGTCGACCACCCCACGCAGCGACGCCTCGAACCCGGGTCACCACGTCCCGACGTCCCCCGGTGGCAACCGGGCGACGACGCCGCCGAGGTGGCGAAGAACAGGTTGGCAGCCGGCGTGGCGGCGTTCGGCCGCGCCGACTGGCCCGAGGCGCGCGAGCACTATCTCGTAGCCCTGGCCGCCTTCGCCGCCCGCAAAGACCTGAAGGGCGTCGCCGACGCCACGACCAACGTCGGCAACGCCGCGTACTTCATGGGTGACCTGGAGGAGGCTGCCGACCGGTACCACACGGCCCTGCCCCTGTACCGGGATCTCGACCTCGATCGGCAGGCGGCCGTCGTCGGGCAGAACCTGGGCAACGTGTCGTTTCAGCGCGGCGAACTCGATGTCGCCGCGCAACAGTACCGGGAGGCCGCCGAAGCCCTGCTCAGAGGCGGGTTTCGTCGGCACGCAGCGGACACGCTGGTGAACCTGGGTGCGGTACTGATCGAACTGGGTCGCCCGCGCCCCGCCCTCGAACACCTCGACCAGGCAGGGGACCTGTACCGGGAGACGTGCGACGAAGGCGAACTGGGCGGCAAGCTCGCCGAACTCGACCAGAACACGGCGTTGGCGCTGGCCGGGGTGAAGTCCTTCGAGCGTGCCCGCGCCCATCTGCTCTCCGCCCTGCGGCACTGGCAGACCGACGATCCGTCGCCGGAGCGGGCCGCGCGCATCAACCACAACCTGGGTCTCGTGGCGTTCCGCGCGGGCGACCTGCCGGAGGCGCAGCTCAGGTACTCCCTCGCCATGAAGCACTTCCACACGGTGGGCAACGAGCACGAGGCGGCCGACGCCAGGCTCGGCCTGGGAACCGTCGCCCGCAACCGGGGCGACGTGGGCGAGGCCCGGGCGAACTTTCGGCAGGCGCAGGAGCACTACCGCAGGACGGGGCAGTGGCTGGCCTACGCCCAGGCCTCGTTCAACGAGGGGCTGACCTATCCGAGTGACAGCGGCCAGAGATTCGACCTGCTGGCAGGCGCGTGGGCGGCAATGCAGTCGATGTCGTGGCGGCTCTCGCACGTCAGCGAGCGGGCCGGCTGGCGCGCCGCCCTCGACCACGCCAACGACGAGGTTCTGGAGTCCGCTCGCCGCAGTGGACGCACGCGTCAGTTCGTCGAGCTGCTCGAGTCGTTGCGGATAGCCGGCACGCTGCGCCGCGCCACGCCGACACGACTGCCTCCGGCGCACCCGTCAGAAGTCGACCGGGACGCCCCGTTCGCCGAACCACTACCGTCGATGACGCTCTCCGCCGGACCGCTCACGCCCTGGGCACCGTCGTCAGCCGCCGACGAGGCGCCCTGCGACGCGCCACCCTGGATCGACTGCGGCTGGCCACCCACCCTGGTCGACGTCGTGGCGCGCGCCGAGGAGATCATCGCCGTCGCCGGGACGACGACACCTCCCCTACGCCGGGGGACGGTGTCGCTGATCCCGTTACTGCACCGACATCCGCCTGCCGACCAGTGA
- a CDS encoding nuclear transport factor 2 family protein, whose translation MPPPHLEVVRMVEQGDTVMAELVGSVRRDTGEEMRMSMAEVFVMRDGRIAERRAWVIELKENDHR comes from the coding sequence GTGCCGCCGCCCCACCTGGAGGTCGTACGCATGGTGGAGCAGGGCGACACGGTCATGGCCGAGCTCGTCGGCTCGGTGCGCCGCGACACCGGCGAGGAGATGCGCATGTCGATGGCCGAGGTGTTCGTCATGCGCGACGGCAGGATCGCCGAGCGGCGCGCCTGGGTGATCGAGCTGAAGGAGAACGACCACCGCTGA
- a CDS encoding DUF6194 family protein, which yields MPAERQLPFATIVTGDHYDDASALGRPDAWRLNVGLTRSAYARLFPYGSDGGVDHTVTDTVLPHPGYAPQHWVCVVNPGEATLATVRQLLAEAYAFAVRKHANNRSRQTSS from the coding sequence CTGCCCGCCGAGCGACAGCTGCCGTTCGCGACGATCGTGACGGGCGACCACTACGACGACGCCTCCGCGCTGGGCAGACCGGATGCGTGGCGGCTCAACGTCGGGCTGACCCGCTCGGCGTACGCGAGGCTGTTCCCGTACGGCTCCGACGGCGGCGTCGACCACACGGTGACGGACACCGTGCTGCCGCATCCCGGCTACGCGCCGCAGCACTGGGTGTGCGTGGTGAACCCCGGCGAGGCGACCCTGGCCACGGTGCGGCAACTGCTCGCCGAGGCGTACGCCTTCGCGGTCCGCAAGCACGCCAACAACCGGTCGCGGCAGACCTCGTCCTGA
- a CDS encoding nitroreductase/quinone reductase family protein: MPNDFNQQIIDEFRANSGRVGGPFEGARLILLTTIGARSGAPHTTPVGYLPDGEERILVIASAGGGPRHPDWYHNLVADPHATVEDGVFTYQARAEVLTGAERDEIFARAVEADPGWAAYQAKTSRVIPVVALHQVAGGPPEAASWGAALKLIHDAFRRELALIRDEVARSGPGLGAQLRVNCLTFCHGLHHHHRNEDDGMFARLDGQRPDLAPALARLREEHQRIAALVARLQQVVGDPDGDPAEARREVERLTTELEAHLTYEEEQLIPVLDGAG, translated from the coding sequence TTGCCCAACGACTTCAACCAGCAGATCATCGACGAGTTCCGCGCCAACTCCGGCCGGGTCGGCGGCCCTTTCGAGGGGGCCCGCCTGATCCTGCTCACCACCATCGGGGCCCGCTCCGGCGCCCCGCACACCACCCCGGTCGGCTATCTGCCCGACGGCGAGGAACGCATCCTCGTCATCGCCTCGGCCGGGGGCGGTCCGAGGCACCCGGACTGGTACCACAACCTTGTCGCCGACCCGCATGCCACCGTCGAGGACGGGGTCTTCACCTACCAGGCCCGCGCGGAGGTGCTGACCGGCGCCGAACGCGACGAGATCTTCGCCCGCGCCGTGGAGGCCGATCCGGGGTGGGCGGCATACCAGGCGAAGACCTCGCGCGTGATCCCCGTGGTGGCGTTGCACCAGGTGGCGGGCGGTCCGCCGGAAGCGGCGTCCTGGGGAGCGGCGCTCAAGCTGATCCACGACGCGTTCCGCCGCGAGTTGGCGCTGATCCGCGACGAGGTGGCCCGCTCCGGTCCGGGTCTGGGCGCGCAGCTACGGGTCAACTGCCTGACCTTCTGCCACGGCCTGCACCACCATCACCGCAACGAGGACGACGGCATGTTCGCCCGCCTGGACGGGCAGCGCCCCGACCTCGCGCCGGCCCTGGCACGGTTGCGCGAGGAGCACCAACGCATCGCGGCGCTGGTCGCACGTCTGCAGCAGGTCGTCGGGGACCCCGACGGCGATCCCGCCGAGGCCCGCCGGGAGGTCGAGCGCCTCACCACCGAGCTGGAGGCCCACCTGACGTACGAGGAGGAGCAGCTGATCCCCGTCCTCGACGGCGCCGGCTGA